A region from the Geitlerinema sp. PCC 9228 genome encodes:
- the msrB gene encoding peptide-methionine (R)-S-oxide reductase MsrB has product MKRRDMLTWLGVASIPPILFAIWNTRSHSIATVSKLDKSKAAWKDILPPERYRILFEEQTEPAGSSPLTDEKRSGTYICAACFLPLFSSDTKFDSGTGWPSFYQPIDASHIGTKDDYKLFYRRTEYHCDRCGGHQGHVFNDGPEPTGKRYCNNGLALRFVPAEQELPKLRG; this is encoded by the coding sequence ATGAAACGAAGAGATATGTTGACGTGGTTGGGAGTTGCTAGCATACCGCCAATTTTATTTGCCATTTGGAACACCAGAAGCCATAGCATAGCCACAGTTTCTAAACTAGACAAAAGCAAAGCAGCCTGGAAAGACATCTTACCACCGGAACGCTATCGCATCTTGTTTGAAGAACAAACCGAACCAGCCGGTTCTAGTCCGCTAACCGACGAAAAACGGTCCGGTACTTATATTTGTGCTGCATGTTTTTTGCCATTGTTTTCCTCAGATACGAAATTTGATAGCGGTACGGGATGGCCGAGTTTTTACCAACCGATTGACGCTAGCCACATAGGCACCAAAGACGATTATAAACTTTTTTACCGGCGTACGGAGTACCATTGCGATCGCTGCGGCGGCCATCAAGGTCACGTTTTCAACGATGGTCCGGAACCCACCGGCAAACGCTATTGTAACAACGGATTGGCTTTGCGTTTTGTTCCCGCAGAACAGGAGTTGCCAAAATTGCGGGGGTAG
- the treY gene encoding malto-oligosyltrehalose synthase, which translates to MRIPTATYRLQFHPEFGFQQAQKVIHYLAELGISDVYASPIFKARSGSSHGYDVVDPNQLNPELGSHQDFENLMAELHSLNMGWVQDIVPNHMAYNSENYFLMDILEHGPDSEYFDYFDIEWEHPYEDIKGKLLTPMLGDFYGNCLENGEIQLNYDENGLNVNYYDIKLPLRIESYATFLSHDLGRLSRKLGRSHPDAIKMLGILYIVKSISTDLSGRQRKDQTEFVKSLLWEAYNNNEEIKNFINHNLEIFNGEVGKPESFDLLDKLLSEQFFRLSFWKVGAEELNYRRFFTVNDLISLRVEDQRVFHKTHETIEKLVEAGKFTGLRIDHIDGLFDPTEYLRRLREKMGDIYVVAEKILELGEKLPEEWCLQGTSGYHFLNQANSVFCQTDNAREFTHIYRRMTGYHEVYDNLVAEKKRLIAETNLVGDVDNIARLLKRIAGQYRYGRDFTLTGLKKAILEVLVQFPIYCTYINHDGVRDRDRFYVRKAIQKAKRQIPQLVKELNLIEKFLLLDYEGTLTEAEREQWVLFAMRLQQFSGPLMAKGVEDTLFYVYNRLVSLNEVGGHPQQFGISLEDFHQFNREQLKSWPHAMNATSTHDTKRSEDVRARINVLSEIPTEWEGQVKRWRELNQEHKKTSNENTKSGKDQRLIPDANDEYFLYQNLVGVFPFSADEQEYADFIERIKQYAIKSVREAKVHTAWITPDTDYEEGFLAFIEKILDPSPDNIFLAEFRDFQRKIAAYGMFNSLSQTLLKIASPGVPDFYQGTELWNLSLVDPDNRRAVDYEERLSFLQEIKRRCQTGMESLLSDLKATRTDGRMKLFLIARGLQARQQYQQVFQYGDYIPLSVTGSFHQHVIAFARLYRGRTVIAIAPRFLTSMISADADPLGEEVWGDTRIELPHNLQSANWRDTLVDLEVAGGETLSVGKVLQVFPVALLVSEE; encoded by the coding sequence CCGGAAGTTCCCACGGATACGATGTGGTAGACCCCAACCAACTCAATCCCGAACTGGGAAGCCACCAGGATTTTGAAAATCTCATGGCAGAATTGCATTCGCTAAACATGGGTTGGGTACAGGATATTGTTCCCAATCACATGGCTTACAACAGCGAAAATTATTTTTTAATGGATATTCTAGAACACGGACCCGATTCAGAATATTTTGATTACTTTGATATTGAGTGGGAACATCCTTACGAAGACATTAAAGGCAAACTTCTCACGCCGATGTTGGGGGATTTTTATGGCAATTGTCTGGAAAATGGCGAAATTCAACTGAACTACGACGAAAATGGGTTGAACGTCAATTATTACGACATTAAACTTCCCCTACGCATCGAATCCTACGCTACATTTTTAAGCCACGATTTGGGGAGATTATCTAGAAAATTAGGGCGCAGCCATCCCGATGCCATTAAAATGCTGGGGATTTTGTACATTGTCAAAAGCATTTCTACTGATTTGTCGGGAAGGCAGCGCAAAGACCAAACAGAATTTGTAAAATCGCTGCTGTGGGAAGCATACAATAATAACGAAGAAATTAAAAATTTCATTAACCACAATCTAGAAATTTTCAACGGCGAAGTCGGCAAACCGGAAAGTTTCGATTTGCTGGATAAATTGCTATCGGAACAATTTTTCCGCCTGTCGTTTTGGAAAGTGGGTGCAGAAGAATTAAACTATCGCCGCTTTTTTACAGTGAACGATTTAATTAGTTTGCGCGTGGAAGACCAACGGGTATTTCACAAAACCCACGAAACTATCGAGAAGTTGGTTGAAGCTGGGAAATTTACTGGATTGCGTATCGACCATATTGATGGTTTGTTTGACCCCACGGAATACCTGCGACGCTTGCGGGAAAAAATGGGGGATATTTACGTTGTTGCCGAGAAAATTTTGGAGTTGGGAGAAAAACTTCCCGAAGAATGGTGCTTGCAGGGAACGTCGGGATATCATTTTCTCAACCAAGCTAATAGTGTTTTTTGTCAAACCGATAACGCACGGGAATTTACCCATATTTATCGTCGCATGACTGGTTACCACGAAGTGTACGACAATTTGGTTGCCGAGAAAAAGCGGTTAATTGCGGAAACCAATTTGGTGGGGGATGTGGATAATATTGCGCGGTTGTTGAAACGCATTGCGGGTCAGTATCGCTACGGCAGGGATTTTACGCTGACGGGGTTGAAAAAAGCAATTTTGGAGGTTTTGGTGCAGTTTCCCATTTACTGTACCTATATTAACCATGATGGGGTTCGCGATCGCGATCGCTTTTATGTGCGCAAAGCCATTCAAAAAGCCAAACGCCAAATTCCCCAACTGGTGAAAGAGTTAAATTTAATTGAAAAATTCTTGTTGTTGGATTACGAAGGTACCCTCACCGAGGCGGAAAGGGAACAGTGGGTTCTTTTTGCCATGCGGTTGCAGCAATTTTCCGGTCCTTTAATGGCCAAAGGTGTGGAAGATACGTTATTTTACGTCTACAATCGCTTGGTTTCTCTCAACGAAGTTGGCGGTCATCCCCAGCAATTTGGGATTTCGTTAGAGGATTTTCACCAGTTCAATCGAGAACAATTAAAATCCTGGCCCCATGCTATGAATGCCACTTCCACCCACGATACCAAACGCAGCGAAGATGTGCGTGCCAGAATTAATGTTTTATCGGAAATTCCTACGGAATGGGAAGGTCAGGTAAAACGCTGGCGGGAATTAAATCAAGAACATAAAAAAACCAGCAACGAAAATACCAAAAGTGGCAAAGACCAGCGCCTAATTCCCGATGCCAACGATGAATATTTTCTCTATCAAAATTTGGTAGGGGTGTTTCCGTTTTCTGCCGACGAACAAGAATATGCCGATTTTATCGAACGCATCAAACAATACGCGATTAAATCGGTGCGCGAGGCGAAAGTTCATACGGCATGGATAACGCCGGATACGGATTACGAGGAAGGATTTCTGGCTTTTATCGAGAAGATTTTGGACCCTTCTCCAGATAATATATTTTTGGCGGAGTTTCGAGATTTTCAACGGAAAATTGCTGCCTATGGTATGTTCAATTCCCTATCGCAAACGTTGTTAAAAATTGCTTCTCCGGGAGTACCGGATTTTTATCAGGGAACGGAACTGTGGAATTTGAGTTTGGTAGACCCAGACAATCGCCGCGCGGTGGATTATGAAGAAAGGCTCTCTTTTTTGCAAGAAATTAAGCGACGCTGTCAGACGGGAATGGAAAGTTTGCTATCGGATTTGAAGGCAACTCGCACTGATGGCAGGATGAAGTTGTTTTTGATAGCGCGGGGGTTGCAAGCGAGGCAACAATACCAGCAGGTTTTTCAATATGGCGATTACATACCGCTGTCAGTGACGGGTTCGTTTCACCAGCATGTTATTGCTTTTGCGCGATTGTATCGGGGAAGAACGGTTATTGCGATCGCACCTCGTTTTCTAACTTCTATGATTTCTGCCGATGCGGACCCCCTTGGCGAGGAAGTCTGGGGAGATACCCGCATCGAACTTCCCCATAATCTACAATCTGCCAATTGGCGGGATACACTGGTGGATTTGGAGGTTGCTGGCGGCGAAACGCTATCGGTGGGAAAGGTTTTGCAGGTGTTTCCGGTGGCTTTGTTGGTTAGCGAAGAATGA
- a CDS encoding trehalase family glycosidase — MLSSQQIQTLRNYIKKTWKVLSRSQANLLDAAQDDKVERKKGHPWLVYVSAQEDMDEVKKELQTVLSPEDLQQIELRVLPAEIDQIEEHGLLYLPHDYVVPGGRFNEMYGWDSYFILLGLLRDRKVNLAQSMVDQLVYEIEHYGTVLNANRTYMLNRSQPPVLTLMVLKLFEYTQDKEWLRSILPAVESYYFYWKVPPHLNQTTGLSHYNALGEGPAPEVEFSERDELGRSHYDRVREYYQRFQVDDYDASLYYDHQTDRLTELFYRGDRSMRESGFDCSHRFGPFSVDIIHYAPVCLNVLLYQMERDIAEIYRLIGYEHSVDYWLQHAEQRHQRIDKFLWDEEKGMYFDYNFRTARRRHYEYVTTFFPLWAGIASEVQAKQLLAKLPEFEAPGGLLTSTHVSGNQWDAPFGWAPLQFIVVQGLRRYGYMEDAKRLASKFLQMVVAEFEKSGTLVEKYDVERCSADVSDEIFFGYSSNEIGFGWTNGVVLEFLAFLEEE; from the coding sequence ATGCTAAGTTCCCAACAAATTCAAACCCTACGGAATTATATCAAGAAAACTTGGAAAGTTCTTTCCCGCTCCCAAGCGAATTTGTTAGATGCGGCGCAAGACGATAAAGTCGAACGAAAAAAAGGTCATCCTTGGTTGGTTTATGTTTCCGCGCAAGAGGATATGGATGAAGTGAAAAAAGAATTGCAAACTGTTCTTTCTCCGGAAGATTTGCAACAAATCGAACTGCGGGTTTTGCCGGCGGAAATCGACCAAATTGAAGAACACGGTTTGCTGTACCTTCCCCACGATTACGTGGTTCCTGGGGGAAGATTTAACGAAATGTACGGTTGGGATAGCTATTTTATTTTATTGGGACTGTTGCGCGATCGCAAGGTGAATTTGGCGCAAAGTATGGTCGATCAGTTGGTTTACGAAATCGAACATTACGGAACGGTTCTCAATGCCAACCGGACTTACATGCTCAATCGTTCCCAGCCGCCGGTTTTGACGTTAATGGTGTTGAAACTGTTTGAATATACCCAGGATAAAGAGTGGTTGCGGTCGATTTTACCAGCGGTTGAAAGCTACTATTTTTATTGGAAAGTGCCTCCCCATTTGAACCAAACCACGGGACTTTCTCACTACAATGCTTTGGGAGAAGGTCCAGCACCAGAAGTGGAATTTTCGGAACGGGATGAATTGGGAAGAAGTCATTACGATCGCGTGCGAGAATATTACCAACGGTTCCAAGTGGATGATTACGATGCCAGCCTGTATTACGACCACCAAACCGATCGTTTAACAGAACTATTTTATCGCGGCGATCGCTCCATGCGAGAATCGGGATTTGATTGCAGCCACCGGTTTGGACCTTTTAGCGTGGATATTATTCACTACGCACCCGTTTGCCTCAATGTTTTGCTATACCAGATGGAAAGAGATATTGCCGAAATCTATCGCCTAATTGGTTACGAACATTCGGTGGATTACTGGTTGCAACATGCCGAACAGCGCCACCAACGCATCGATAAGTTTCTTTGGGATGAAGAAAAAGGCATGTATTTTGACTATAATTTTCGTACAGCCAGACGTCGCCATTATGAATATGTTACGACATTTTTTCCTTTGTGGGCGGGCATTGCTTCGGAAGTACAAGCCAAACAGTTGCTAGCAAAATTACCAGAATTTGAAGCGCCAGGTGGCTTGCTAACCAGTACCCATGTTTCGGGAAACCAGTGGGATGCGCCTTTTGGTTGGGCACCTTTACAATTTATTGTTGTGCAAGGATTGCGTCGGTATGGGTATATGGAAGATGCCAAACGGCTGGCGTCTAAATTTTTGCAAATGGTGGTAGCAGAATTTGAAAAAAGTGGCACCCTAGTAGAGAAGTACGATGTGGAACGCTGTTCGGCGGATGTATCGGATGAAATTTTCTTTGGCTACAGCAGCAACGAAATTGGTTTTGGTTGGACCAATGGTGTGGTTTTAGAATTTTTGGCTTTTTTGGAGGAAGAATAA
- a CDS encoding DUF5752 family protein yields the protein MDSTAISEESWEDSQDSQEQEMDAFALKDCALIAIATGKRAYTLKELRDTLQTIDADSIYHHFWGGLLEPRFEEREYNNDFAAWVRHGLHDYPLAEQLAMVDPILHFDLEDLRQELLETIEERLDEDESSYWRVATRSFEFMRSQIVVFDTYKRWQEPEALAEWLPSLSASSIFYHFIDARRRLPEGVDDFRYWFSHFGDRYQDLCQELSRLDPYFETLTGLRSKLAQTFQAYLQPEKNNRE from the coding sequence ATGGATTCTACAGCAATTTCTGAGGAAAGTTGGGAAGATTCTCAAGATTCTCAAGAACAAGAGATGGATGCGTTTGCGTTAAAAGATTGCGCGTTGATTGCCATTGCGACGGGAAAACGCGCCTATACGTTGAAGGAGTTGCGGGATACGTTGCAAACCATCGATGCGGATAGCATTTACCACCATTTTTGGGGAGGGTTGTTAGAACCGCGTTTTGAGGAACGGGAGTATAACAACGATTTTGCGGCTTGGGTTCGTCACGGTTTGCATGATTATCCCCTGGCGGAACAATTGGCAATGGTCGATCCCATTTTGCATTTTGATTTGGAAGATTTGCGACAGGAACTTTTGGAAACGATTGAGGAACGGTTGGATGAGGATGAGTCTTCCTATTGGCGGGTGGCTACTCGTTCGTTTGAATTTATGCGATCGCAAATTGTTGTTTTTGATACCTACAAGCGTTGGCAAGAACCGGAGGCATTAGCGGAATGGTTGCCTTCTCTCTCGGCAAGCAGTATTTTTTACCATTTTATCGATGCCAGAAGGCGATTGCCGGAGGGAGTGGACGATTTTCGCTATTGGTTTTCTCATTTTGGCGATCGCTATCAAGACCTTTGTCAGGAACTAAGCCGCCTCGACCCCTATTTTGAAACCCTGACGGGGTTGCGCAGCAAACTCGCGCAAACGTTCCAAGCATATTTGCAACCGGAAAAAAACAATCGAGAATAA